In the Burkholderia cenocepacia genome, one interval contains:
- a CDS encoding carbon-nitrogen hydrolase family protein, translating to MSILRLRLIQSTLKDGAHASNLAQALAHIEAARGNADLVIFSETYLPGFPTPDDVAQLAEPLDGPSVRAIRAAARDAHVAVVIGFAEQDDGRYFNTAILVDEFGELRLRYRKSHLYESDVGVFEAGGTFDVCEWRGIKVGMLICFDLEFPETGRALARAGADLIVIPDGMMQPHGHVHRKMIPVRALENQVFVAMANRVGPGDRYTFSGESIVASPDGDVIAAAPPDRDAVIDVGIDLDAIPRNRAAFRYLDLVHPAL from the coding sequence ATGAGTATCTTGCGATTGCGCCTGATCCAGTCCACCCTGAAGGACGGCGCGCACGCGTCGAACCTTGCTCAGGCCCTTGCGCATATCGAAGCGGCGCGCGGCAACGCCGACCTGGTCATCTTCTCCGAGACGTACCTTCCGGGGTTTCCGACACCGGATGACGTCGCCCAACTGGCCGAGCCGCTCGACGGGCCGTCCGTACGGGCAATTCGCGCCGCCGCGCGTGACGCGCACGTCGCCGTCGTCATCGGATTCGCCGAACAGGACGACGGGCGCTACTTCAATACGGCGATTCTGGTCGATGAATTCGGCGAGCTCCGGCTGCGCTATCGCAAGTCCCACCTGTACGAATCGGATGTGGGCGTCTTCGAAGCGGGCGGCACGTTCGATGTGTGCGAATGGCGCGGCATCAAGGTCGGCATGTTGATCTGCTTCGATCTGGAATTCCCGGAAACCGGCCGGGCGCTCGCGCGGGCCGGCGCGGATCTGATCGTGATCCCCGACGGCATGATGCAACCTCATGGCCACGTCCACCGGAAAATGATTCCCGTACGCGCGCTCGAGAACCAGGTCTTCGTCGCGATGGCCAATCGGGTCGGCCCGGGCGACCGCTACACGTTCAGCGGAGAAAGCATCGTCGCTTCGCCCGACGGCGACGTCATTGCCGCGGCGCCGCCGGACCGGGATGCGGTGATCGACGTCGGTATCGATCTGGATGCGATTCCGCGCAACCGCGCCGCTTTCCGCTATCTCGATCTGGTACACCCGGCTCTGTAG
- a CDS encoding purine-cytosine permease family protein, with translation MHRPETLDLVRAEPTGLQIEHHSIDYIPESERHAKLASQGPFWFLGNFHFFTISIGFVGPGMGLSAGWTTLAGALGIMFGTLFMAFHGSQGPEMGLPQMIQSRAQFGYRGVIVALLATLFVFVGFNVVNVSLMVDGVYNVFGIDGGFVAVAAVAIGALLAIYGHDLMHRTFTWALVATLPLYALVTLALVFGHAAPSSAPVSSTPPGFNWIGFATQFAIAASYNISYAPYVSDYSRYLPKQTSRAKLIAVIFAGASLSGAWMIGLGAWLAQKLHAADALVAMNDVGASLVPGLGKLIAFVSLAGFLPIIALNAYSAMLTVLTGIDSIVPIKPTRRARVASILAISTFVLACVFAIRGNGIALLQTFLTLMLYFLVPWTAVNLVDYFFVRRGHYAIAHFFTPRGLYGTWQLRGILSYMIGFASMVPFFYVFDAEANREVFAGPFARMLGGVDVAWLVGLIVSGGVYWLMSRSLDLDRERRIIAETPAVDVPSD, from the coding sequence ATGCATCGCCCCGAGACCCTCGACCTCGTCCGCGCCGAACCGACCGGCCTCCAGATCGAGCATCATTCGATCGACTACATTCCGGAAAGCGAGCGCCATGCGAAGCTCGCCAGCCAGGGACCGTTCTGGTTTCTCGGCAATTTCCACTTTTTCACGATCTCGATCGGTTTCGTCGGGCCCGGCATGGGCCTGTCGGCGGGCTGGACGACGCTCGCCGGCGCGCTCGGCATCATGTTCGGCACGCTGTTCATGGCGTTCCACGGCTCGCAGGGGCCTGAAATGGGGCTGCCGCAAATGATCCAGTCGCGCGCGCAGTTCGGCTATCGCGGCGTCATCGTCGCGCTGCTCGCCACGCTGTTCGTGTTCGTTGGCTTCAATGTCGTCAACGTGTCGCTGATGGTGGACGGCGTGTACAACGTGTTCGGCATCGACGGCGGTTTCGTCGCCGTCGCGGCGGTCGCCATCGGCGCACTGCTCGCGATCTACGGGCATGACCTGATGCATCGCACCTTCACGTGGGCGCTCGTCGCCACGCTGCCGCTCTATGCGCTCGTCACGCTCGCGCTCGTGTTCGGCCATGCCGCGCCGTCGAGCGCGCCCGTGTCGTCGACGCCGCCCGGCTTCAACTGGATCGGCTTCGCGACCCAGTTCGCGATTGCGGCGAGCTACAACATCTCGTACGCGCCGTACGTATCCGACTATTCGCGCTATCTGCCGAAACAGACGAGCCGCGCAAAGCTGATCGCGGTCATCTTCGCCGGCGCATCGCTGTCGGGCGCCTGGATGATCGGCCTGGGGGCATGGCTCGCCCAGAAACTGCACGCGGCCGATGCGCTGGTGGCGATGAACGACGTCGGCGCGTCGCTCGTCCCCGGCCTCGGCAAGCTGATCGCGTTCGTGTCGCTCGCGGGGTTCCTCCCGATCATTGCGCTCAACGCATACAGCGCAATGCTGACGGTACTGACCGGCATCGATTCGATCGTGCCGATCAAACCGACGCGCCGCGCGCGGGTCGCGTCGATTCTCGCGATCAGCACGTTCGTGCTCGCCTGCGTGTTCGCGATCCGAGGCAACGGCATCGCGCTGCTTCAAACCTTCCTCACGCTGATGCTCTACTTCCTGGTGCCGTGGACCGCCGTCAACCTCGTCGACTACTTCTTCGTGCGTCGGGGCCATTACGCGATCGCGCATTTCTTCACGCCGCGCGGCTTGTACGGGACGTGGCAATTGCGCGGCATCCTGTCGTACATGATCGGATTCGCGTCGATGGTGCCGTTCTTCTACGTGTTCGACGCGGAGGCGAACCGGGAGGTATTCGCCGGGCCGTTTGCGCGGATGCTCGGGGGCGTCGATGTCGCCTGGCTCGTCGGATTGATCGTCTCCGGTGGCGTCTACTGGCTCATGTCGCGCTCGCTCGACCTCGATCGCGAACGCCGCATCATCGCTGAAACGCCCGCCGTCGACGTGCCGTCCGACTGA
- a CDS encoding flavin monoamine oxidase family protein: protein MSSIPSHQKNTPRARKVDIAALIPDFPFHYGAFLDEAKRLDKPLFELPPGGKEKKVLIVGAGVAGAIAAYELLRMGLKPILVEGSGRIGGRLNAHRCAPDTPEEVIAELGAMRFPKSGKAGLHYFGKAGMTDPGRCADFPNPGSPAAVCTVVDYQGETKYYEVGDEEGAAEYPKPPEYDALENAMFGEGDGWLDQKPIDFYAVQDAMSAAAPDEAKIKQVWNALINDHGWDDVSFYGGLINQSRWTKAQIDLFGQIGFGTGGWNTDYPNGFLEVLRVLYTGLDVDHQLMYDGTTTLPDSLIRKTPAQLGDPSDPATSNTSVWETTRENLQNEFPDDPTPLNKEVRHFQRLEDGTIATWIIDTRTGIEVRKVFDAVIYTPHLRVLDKFRSYPGKIDGGETTKYKATTELFDQTLWEAIQYTHYMQSAKIFVAVKEPFWEERHDPEPGKKVGKRKMGITLSDRLPRGTYLVSYDYPDGTKRHGIFLSYTWNDDSVKFDGDRNIPQALLTHVQMCIEVLEDIYPGLNLHDYLVNRDDAQVEINWENQPLFLGAFKMNLPGDYEKQRRLFSQFMDGINSDGTPTATADRFVLAGDDVSWVAGWIEGAISTAINAVNKVAVVFGGKNVAGNRGRLRDGLNFNRSNAQTMPLTRMHDS, encoded by the coding sequence ATGTCGTCGATCCCGTCACACCAAAAGAACACCCCGCGTGCCCGCAAAGTTGACATCGCAGCGCTGATTCCTGATTTTCCATTTCACTACGGCGCCTTTCTCGATGAGGCAAAAAGACTTGACAAGCCGCTTTTCGAGCTTCCACCGGGCGGAAAAGAAAAAAAAGTGCTCATCGTCGGCGCCGGCGTCGCTGGCGCAATCGCTGCCTACGAATTGCTGCGCATGGGGCTAAAGCCGATTCTTGTTGAGGGGTCCGGTCGCATCGGCGGTCGCCTCAACGCACATCGCTGCGCACCGGATACGCCGGAAGAAGTCATCGCCGAACTCGGTGCGATGCGCTTCCCGAAATCGGGCAAAGCCGGTCTGCATTATTTCGGGAAAGCTGGCATGACCGATCCCGGAAGATGTGCGGATTTTCCAAATCCGGGTAGTCCGGCTGCGGTCTGCACGGTCGTCGACTATCAGGGCGAGACGAAGTACTACGAAGTCGGTGATGAAGAAGGGGCCGCCGAGTATCCGAAACCGCCGGAATACGATGCTCTCGAAAATGCGATGTTCGGCGAAGGAGACGGCTGGCTGGACCAGAAGCCGATCGACTTCTACGCAGTTCAGGACGCCATGTCGGCAGCGGCACCCGATGAGGCGAAAATCAAACAAGTATGGAACGCGCTGATCAACGATCACGGGTGGGACGACGTCAGCTTTTACGGCGGACTGATCAACCAGTCTCGCTGGACCAAAGCCCAAATCGACCTGTTTGGCCAGATCGGCTTCGGCACGGGCGGATGGAATACCGACTATCCGAATGGATTCCTCGAAGTACTGCGAGTGCTTTACACCGGGCTCGACGTCGATCACCAACTGATGTACGACGGCACGACCACGCTGCCGGACAGTCTCATACGGAAAACGCCAGCACAGCTCGGGGATCCATCCGATCCGGCCACATCGAATACTTCCGTATGGGAAACAACCCGGGAAAATTTACAGAATGAGTTTCCGGACGACCCGACACCGCTCAACAAAGAAGTCCGGCATTTCCAGCGGCTGGAAGACGGCACCATCGCAACCTGGATCATCGATACCCGTACTGGAATCGAAGTGCGGAAGGTATTCGATGCGGTTATCTATACACCGCATCTGCGCGTACTCGACAAGTTCCGCAGCTACCCCGGGAAGATCGATGGTGGCGAGACCACGAAATACAAGGCGACTACGGAGCTGTTCGACCAGACCCTGTGGGAAGCGATTCAGTACACGCATTACATGCAGTCGGCAAAAATTTTCGTTGCCGTGAAGGAGCCCTTCTGGGAAGAACGTCACGATCCCGAACCCGGCAAGAAGGTCGGCAAGCGCAAGATGGGTATTACGCTGTCCGACCGGTTACCGCGCGGCACTTATCTGGTCAGTTACGACTATCCTGACGGAACGAAGCGACACGGTATCTTCCTGTCGTACACATGGAATGACGACTCTGTAAAATTCGATGGCGATCGCAATATCCCTCAGGCGTTGCTGACTCACGTCCAGATGTGCATCGAAGTGCTCGAGGACATCTATCCCGGCCTCAATTTGCACGACTATCTGGTAAATCGCGACGACGCCCAAGTCGAAATCAACTGGGAAAACCAGCCGCTTTTCCTCGGTGCATTCAAGATGAACCTGCCGGGCGACTACGAGAAACAGCGCCGATTGTTCTCGCAGTTCATGGACGGGATCAATTCCGATGGCACTCCCACCGCCACTGCGGACCGGTTCGTGCTGGCTGGTGACGATGTGTCATGGGTGGCCGGTTGGATCGAAGGTGCGATCTCGACCGCGATCAACGCAGTCAACAAGGTCGCCGTCGTGTTCGGCGGGAAGAATGTTGCGGGCAATCGGGGCCGATTGCGCGATGGACTGAACTTCAACCGGTCGAACGCACAAACCATGCCCCTCACGCGAATGCATGATTCGTAA
- a CDS encoding Photopexin A has translation MSEFKPFSDRNANFTLPPNTDFRAIFFANSPPDQQQHIKLFIADSTEPAADYTLTTRDGTREATLNSGNGKIRVEVWVDGKLSAADARLAPISGKSANGTPFTVNFGIVVTEDRQTGIDYNDGIVLLQWPIDKAVEQSTGEHEAQTGGESPSDQATGGGQQAEAGDGKPAAQAPGEGPAAQPGGNGPADQVAGGGQPAQPGGTSPGAQAGGVPQIDANTLKYGDRVHLLNGYNNWNGGYLDTYDYARQAGAKHGVITSGSPTRDGGSGTWIVESVTGKAKGTAVLSGDAIRLFNAYGNNGGYLDTNGHASAPELYNVSTADKTSRGAHKTLDWVVLSGAAGAPVKIGDQVTLRNEYNHAKGGFLDTCHVFEGQTTKAFRRGTNTKYAVYTHATSNRAGQGTGSWKFLRSTI, from the coding sequence ATGTCCGAATTCAAACCGTTCTCGGATCGCAACGCCAACTTCACGCTGCCACCCAACACCGATTTTCGCGCGATCTTTTTTGCCAACTCGCCGCCGGACCAGCAGCAGCACATCAAGCTGTTTATCGCCGACAGCACGGAACCGGCCGCGGACTACACACTGACCACGCGTGACGGCACGCGCGAGGCCACCCTGAATTCCGGCAACGGCAAGATCCGGGTGGAGGTGTGGGTCGACGGCAAACTGTCCGCCGCCGACGCTCGGCTGGCGCCCATCAGCGGCAAATCCGCAAATGGCACGCCGTTCACCGTCAATTTCGGCATCGTCGTCACGGAGGATCGCCAGACCGGCATCGACTATAACGACGGCATCGTCCTGCTCCAGTGGCCGATCGACAAAGCGGTCGAGCAATCGACCGGAGAGCATGAAGCGCAAACAGGCGGTGAAAGTCCGTCAGACCAGGCAACCGGTGGAGGTCAGCAGGCTGAGGCAGGCGATGGCAAGCCGGCGGCGCAAGCACCGGGTGAAGGCCCGGCGGCCCAGCCAGGCGGCAACGGTCCGGCAGATCAGGTCGCCGGCGGAGGTCAGCCAGCCCAGCCTGGCGGCACAAGTCCGGGCGCTCAAGCTGGCGGCGTCCCGCAAATCGACGCCAATACGTTGAAGTACGGCGACAGGGTTCACCTCCTGAACGGCTACAACAACTGGAATGGCGGCTATCTCGATACCTATGACTACGCCAGGCAAGCTGGCGCCAAACACGGCGTCATCACGTCCGGCTCACCGACCCGGGATGGCGGCAGCGGCACCTGGATCGTCGAATCCGTGACCGGAAAGGCAAAAGGCACGGCAGTCCTCAGCGGCGACGCCATCCGGTTGTTCAACGCGTACGGCAACAACGGCGGCTATCTCGACACGAACGGGCATGCCAGCGCCCCCGAACTCTATAACGTCTCTACCGCGGACAAGACAAGCCGCGGCGCCCACAAGACCCTGGACTGGGTCGTGCTTTCCGGTGCCGCGGGTGCCCCGGTGAAGATTGGTGACCAGGTCACGTTACGCAACGAATACAACCACGCCAAAGGCGGCTTCCTGGACACCTGCCATGTCTTCGAGGGGCAAACCACCAAGGCCTTCCGCAGGGGAACCAATACGAAGTATGCGGTGTACACGCACGCCACTTCGAATCGCGCAGGACAAGGCACGGGAAGCTGGAAATTCTTGCGATCGACGATATAG
- a CDS encoding fucose-binding lectin II translates to MSDFKPFSDRNANFTLPPNTKFRAVLWANAAEQQHIKIFIGDSETPALYHKLTTRDGSREATLDSGSDGKVRVEVSVNGEPSATDARLAPIKGKSKDGKDFEVNFGITVSEDRHDSDYNDGIVVLQWPIG, encoded by the coding sequence ATGTCCGACTTCAAACCGTTCTCCGATCGAAACGCCAACTTCACGCTGCCGCCCAACACGAAATTCCGGGCCGTTCTCTGGGCCAATGCCGCGGAACAGCAGCACATCAAGATTTTTATCGGCGACAGCGAAACGCCGGCCCTTTATCACAAGCTGACCACCCGTGACGGTTCGCGCGAAGCGACGCTGGATTCCGGCAGCGACGGCAAGGTCCGGGTGGAGGTGTCGGTCAACGGCGAGCCGTCCGCCACCGACGCACGGCTCGCGCCGATCAAGGGCAAGTCCAAAGACGGCAAGGATTTCGAGGTCAATTTCGGCATCACCGTCTCCGAGGACCGCCACGACAGCGACTACAACGACGGCATCGTCGTGCTCCAGTGGCCGATTGGCTGA
- a CDS encoding fucose-binding lectin II, which translates to MSQPFTHDDLYALLQLAGNDATAVQANGDQAVLDRMRQFMTAQLVEKLPQYDVFVDIATIPYSFDVGSWQNKVKTDAAGEVVACTVTWAGAPGVLPGAAAKFGVGAVVNYFSKATPQPVQPAPVPTGGGERDGVFNLPPNIAFGVTALVNSSAPQTIEVFVDDNPKPAATFQGAGTQDANLNTQIVNSGKGKVRVVVTANGKPSKIGSRQVDIFKKTYFGLVGSEDGGDGDYNDGIAILNWPLG; encoded by the coding sequence ATGTCACAACCCTTTACCCACGACGACCTGTACGCGCTGCTGCAACTCGCGGGCAACGACGCCACTGCCGTGCAGGCCAACGGCGATCAGGCCGTGCTCGACCGGATGCGTCAGTTCATGACCGCGCAGCTCGTCGAGAAACTGCCGCAATACGACGTGTTCGTCGATATCGCGACGATCCCGTACAGCTTCGACGTCGGCAGCTGGCAGAACAAGGTGAAAACCGATGCGGCAGGCGAGGTCGTTGCCTGCACGGTGACGTGGGCCGGCGCGCCGGGCGTGTTGCCCGGTGCCGCGGCGAAGTTCGGCGTCGGCGCGGTGGTCAATTACTTCTCGAAAGCGACACCGCAACCCGTGCAGCCCGCGCCCGTACCGACCGGCGGCGGTGAACGCGACGGCGTCTTCAACCTGCCGCCGAACATCGCATTCGGCGTGACCGCGCTGGTCAATTCGTCCGCCCCGCAGACGATCGAGGTCTTCGTCGACGACAATCCGAAACCCGCCGCGACGTTCCAGGGCGCCGGCACGCAGGACGCGAACCTGAACACGCAGATCGTGAACTCCGGCAAGGGGAAGGTGCGGGTAGTCGTGACGGCGAACGGCAAGCCGTCGAAGATCGGCTCGCGCCAGGTCGACATCTTCAAGAAGACCTACTTCGGGCTGGTCGGATCGGAAGATGGCGGCGACGGCGACTACAACGACGGGATTGCGATCCTGAACTGGCCGCTGGGTTGA
- a CDS encoding fucose-binding lectin II: protein MPLLSASIVSAPVVTSEAYVDIPGLYIDIAKAGIRDGKLQVILNVPTPYATGNNFPGIYFAIATNQGVVADGCFTYSSKVPESTGRMPFTLVATIDVGSGVTFVKGQWKSVRGSAMHIDSYASLSAIGDTAAPSSSQGGGNPGTETGGTGAGNIGGGGERDGTFNLPPHIKFGVTALTHAANDQTIDIYIDDDPKPAATFKGAGAQDQNLGTKVLDSGNGRVRVIVMANGKPSRLGSRQVDIFKKSYFGIVGSEDGADDDYNDGIVFLNWPLG from the coding sequence ATGCCGCTCCTTTCGGCTTCGATCGTCAGCGCGCCCGTCGTGACGTCCGAGGCTTACGTCGACATCCCCGGCCTCTACATCGACATCGCGAAGGCCGGGATTCGCGACGGGAAACTGCAGGTCATCCTCAACGTGCCGACGCCTTATGCGACCGGCAACAACTTCCCCGGCATCTATTTCGCGATCGCGACGAACCAGGGCGTCGTCGCGGACGGCTGCTTCACGTATTCGTCGAAAGTGCCCGAAAGCACCGGCCGCATGCCATTCACGCTCGTCGCGACGATCGACGTCGGCAGCGGCGTCACGTTCGTGAAGGGCCAGTGGAAAAGCGTGCGCGGCAGCGCGATGCACATCGATTCGTACGCGAGCCTGTCCGCGATCGGGGACACGGCCGCGCCCTCGTCGTCGCAAGGCGGCGGCAATCCGGGCACCGAAACCGGTGGCACCGGGGCCGGCAACATCGGCGGCGGCGGCGAACGCGACGGCACGTTCAATCTCCCGCCGCACATCAAGTTCGGCGTGACCGCGCTCACCCACGCGGCGAACGACCAGACGATCGACATCTACATCGACGACGACCCGAAGCCGGCCGCGACGTTCAAGGGCGCCGGCGCACAGGACCAGAACCTCGGCACGAAGGTGCTCGATTCCGGCAACGGCCGCGTGCGCGTGATCGTGATGGCGAACGGCAAGCCGTCTCGGCTCGGTTCGCGACAGGTCGACATTTTCAAGAAGTCGTACTTCGGGATCGTCGGATCGGAAGACGGCGCCGACGACGATTACAACGACGGCATCGTGTTCCTGAACTGGCCGCTGGGTTGA
- a CDS encoding fucose-binding lectin II — MADSQTSSNRAGEFSIPPNTDFRAIFFANAAEQQHIKLFIGDSQEPAAYHKLTTRDGPREAKLNSGNGKIRFEVSVNGKPSPTDARLAPINGKKSDGSPFTVNFGIVVSEDGHDSDYNDGIVVLQWPIG; from the coding sequence ATGGCCGACTCTCAAACGTCATCCAACCGCGCCGGCGAGTTTTCGATTCCGCCGAATACCGATTTCCGCGCGATTTTCTTCGCGAATGCCGCCGAGCAACAGCACATCAAATTGTTTATCGGCGACAGCCAGGAACCCGCCGCGTATCACAAGCTGACGACGCGCGACGGCCCGCGCGAAGCCAAGCTGAATTCCGGCAACGGCAAGATCCGTTTCGAAGTGTCGGTGAACGGCAAGCCGTCGCCGACCGACGCGCGCCTCGCGCCGATCAACGGCAAGAAGTCGGACGGCTCGCCGTTCACGGTCAACTTCGGGATCGTCGTGTCGGAAGACGGCCACGACAGCGACTACAACGACGGGATCGTCGTGCTCCAGTGGCCGATCGGCTGA
- the leuA gene encoding 2-isopropylmalate synthase — protein sequence MLKNPATKYRPFTPVNLPDRTWPSRTITQAPIWMSTDLRDGNQALFEPMDATRKMRMFKTLVAIGFKEIEVAFPSASETDFNFVRELIEGGHIPDDVTIEVLTQARDDLIERTFASLRGAKRAIVHLYNATAPEFRKIVFSLDRDGVKQLAVNAARTIKRCADAATDTQFTLQYSPETFTATELDFAKEVCDAVFDVWQPTPERKSIVNLPATVEIGTPNYYADQIEWMHRNLARRDSLILSVHPHNDRGTAVAAAELAVMAGADRIEGCLFGNGERTGNVDLVTLALNLYTQGVDPGLDFSQINEVARTSEECTQLPVHPRHPYVGDLVFTAFSGSHQDAIKKGFAVQRADTVWEVPYLPIDPNDLGRTYDSIIRVNSQSGKGGIAYLLEQGYGVALPRRMQVDFSAAVQRLTDESGHEVTSAQIWALFQQEYVESDTPLRYVSHELTERDGRETIVLTADVHGERRVLRGEGNGPLDALMHALHTPLRIQHYEERALSQGADAKAIAIAELAGTGVRGSAFGVGVDANLTTASIRAVISGVNRAYARADEVVQATFFAGQPAVQAVA from the coding sequence ATGCTGAAGAACCCCGCGACGAAATACCGACCGTTCACGCCCGTCAACCTGCCCGACCGCACGTGGCCGTCGCGCACGATCACGCAGGCGCCGATCTGGATGAGCACCGACCTGCGCGACGGCAACCAGGCGCTGTTCGAGCCGATGGACGCCACGCGCAAGATGCGGATGTTCAAGACGCTGGTGGCGATCGGCTTCAAGGAGATCGAGGTCGCGTTCCCGTCCGCGTCCGAAACCGACTTCAACTTCGTCCGCGAACTGATCGAGGGCGGCCACATTCCCGACGACGTGACGATCGAAGTGCTGACGCAGGCGCGCGACGACCTGATCGAGCGCACCTTCGCGTCGCTGCGCGGCGCGAAGCGCGCGATCGTGCACCTGTACAACGCGACCGCACCGGAATTCCGCAAGATCGTGTTCAGCCTCGATCGCGACGGCGTGAAGCAGCTGGCGGTGAACGCGGCGCGCACGATCAAGCGATGCGCCGATGCGGCGACCGACACGCAATTCACGCTGCAGTACAGCCCGGAAACGTTTACCGCGACCGAACTCGATTTCGCGAAGGAAGTCTGCGACGCGGTGTTCGACGTGTGGCAGCCGACGCCCGAGCGCAAATCGATCGTGAACCTGCCGGCCACGGTGGAAATCGGCACGCCGAATTACTATGCGGACCAGATCGAGTGGATGCACCGCAACCTCGCGCGTCGCGATTCGCTGATCCTGTCGGTGCACCCGCACAACGACCGCGGCACCGCGGTCGCGGCGGCCGAGCTCGCGGTGATGGCCGGCGCCGACCGGATCGAAGGCTGCCTGTTCGGCAACGGCGAACGCACGGGTAACGTCGATCTCGTGACGCTCGCGCTGAACCTGTACACGCAGGGCGTCGATCCGGGCCTCGATTTCTCGCAGATCAACGAAGTCGCGCGCACGTCGGAGGAATGCACGCAGTTGCCGGTCCACCCGCGTCATCCGTATGTCGGCGACCTCGTGTTCACCGCGTTCTCCGGCTCGCACCAGGACGCGATCAAGAAGGGCTTCGCGGTACAGCGCGCCGACACCGTATGGGAAGTACCGTACCTGCCGATCGATCCGAACGATCTCGGCCGCACGTACGATTCGATCATTCGCGTGAACAGCCAGTCGGGCAAGGGCGGCATCGCGTACCTGCTCGAACAGGGCTACGGCGTCGCGCTGCCGCGCCGCATGCAGGTCGATTTCAGCGCGGCCGTGCAGCGCCTGACCGACGAGAGCGGGCACGAGGTGACGAGCGCGCAGATCTGGGCGCTGTTCCAGCAGGAATACGTCGAAAGCGACACGCCGCTGCGTTATGTCAGCCATGAGCTGACCGAGCGCGACGGCCGCGAGACGATCGTGCTGACCGCCGACGTGCACGGCGAGCGCCGCGTGCTGCGTGGGGAAGGCAACGGCCCGCTCGACGCGCTGATGCATGCATTGCACACGCCGCTGCGGATTCAGCATTACGAGGAACGCGCGCTGTCGCAGGGCGCCGATGCGAAAGCGATCGCGATCGCCGAGCTGGCTGGTACGGGCGTGCGCGGCAGCGCGTTCGGTGTCGGCGTCGATGCGAACCTGACGACGGCGTCGATTCGTGCGGTGATCAGCGGCGTGAACCGCGCGTATGCCCGTGCGGATGAAGTTGTGCAGGCAACCTTCTTTGCCGGACAGCCGGCGGTGCAGGCCGTCGCATAA
- a CDS encoding autoinducer binding domain-containing protein: MDLTILHDCFDALQRAPTAEAAFPPIAAAAAALGFRYCVYGLRRTLPLARPDLQIVGNHPREWEHRYVKFGYVTIDPIIKRVASQPRPVVWNAFDEPGDTAFWHDAACFGMRYGWSHGGYDRAGNLGVLTLVRDTTPLDADEISRLRAPCASLAHAAHAYLMPRLADPIAPVGTGLTLREREVLAWTADGKTAYEIGMIFGIAERTVKFHLQNAVVKLDAMNKTHAATKAAMLGLLP; the protein is encoded by the coding sequence ATGGACCTGACAATACTGCACGACTGTTTCGACGCACTACAACGCGCGCCCACCGCGGAAGCCGCGTTTCCGCCGATTGCCGCCGCCGCGGCCGCGCTCGGGTTCCGGTATTGCGTGTACGGCTTGCGCCGCACGCTGCCGCTCGCCCGGCCCGACCTGCAGATCGTCGGCAATCATCCACGCGAATGGGAACACCGTTATGTGAAATTCGGCTACGTGACGATCGATCCGATCATCAAGCGGGTCGCGAGCCAGCCGCGGCCGGTCGTATGGAATGCCTTCGACGAGCCGGGCGACACCGCGTTCTGGCACGACGCGGCGTGCTTCGGGATGCGTTACGGCTGGTCGCACGGCGGCTACGACCGGGCCGGCAATCTCGGCGTGCTGACGCTCGTGCGCGACACGACGCCGCTCGACGCGGATGAAATCTCGCGATTGCGCGCACCCTGCGCGAGCCTCGCGCATGCGGCGCACGCATACCTGATGCCGCGCCTCGCCGATCCGATCGCGCCGGTCGGCACCGGACTGACGCTGCGCGAGCGCGAGGTACTGGCGTGGACGGCCGACGGCAAGACGGCCTACGAGATCGGGATGATCTTCGGAATCGCGGAGCGAACGGTGAAGTTCCACCTGCAGAACGCCGTCGTGAAGCTGGACGCGATGAACAAGACGCATGCGGCCACCAAGGCCGCGATGCTCGGGCTGCTGCCCTGA